The Desulfatiglans anilini DSM 4660 genome contains a region encoding:
- a CDS encoding tyrosine-type recombinase/integrase, translating into MKSLHGGLSFNKILQKFLYSDLADQSGLRPKTLVAYRDTLRIFLEFMEARYSKDASDLTPADLSASVVIEFLKYLETVRGNVPKTINIRLAALRSFMAFAAAHDPKARLILKDLQTIPVKRLKKPEMSCLSHEEVLAIIQAPNPSTWSGARDRAMLATLYNCGARVSEIVLLRRSDVYLNGSGSIRLHGGGLKERRIPLWSMTRHHILEWLGTARIGSDAPLFPNRKGQILTRSGVEDRLRKAVTAAATRMTSLTCRAVSPEMIRRTTAVHLLKTGVSPGAMAIWLGLSTSASVRKYTEAAAAVQGDSLLDLPEIQGKFSSHFRYQDLPAF; encoded by the coding sequence ATGAAAAGCTTGCATGGAGGATTAAGTTTTAATAAAATATTGCAGAAATTTCTCTATTCAGACCTTGCCGATCAATCAGGCTTACGTCCCAAAACCCTTGTTGCATACCGCGATACCCTCAGGATATTTCTGGAATTCATGGAAGCGCGCTATTCCAAGGACGCATCCGATCTGACCCCGGCCGATCTGAGCGCCTCTGTTGTCATTGAATTCCTGAAATATCTCGAGACGGTTCGCGGCAATGTCCCGAAAACGATCAACATCCGCCTGGCGGCTCTGCGCTCGTTCATGGCATTCGCCGCTGCCCATGACCCCAAGGCCCGTCTCATCCTGAAAGACCTGCAGACAATTCCAGTAAAGCGCCTGAAAAAACCCGAAATGAGCTGCCTATCCCACGAAGAAGTTCTGGCGATCATACAGGCCCCCAATCCATCCACTTGGTCGGGAGCAAGAGATCGCGCGATGCTTGCAACTCTTTACAACTGCGGTGCCCGGGTATCGGAGATCGTTTTGCTGCGGCGATCCGACGTCTACTTGAACGGCTCTGGAAGCATCCGGTTGCACGGAGGGGGACTGAAGGAAAGAAGGATTCCACTTTGGTCGATGACTCGGCATCATATTCTCGAATGGTTGGGAACAGCGCGCATAGGGAGCGACGCCCCTTTGTTCCCGAACCGGAAGGGCCAAATATTGACTCGCTCCGGTGTCGAGGACCGTTTGCGCAAGGCAGTGACGGCAGCCGCCACGCGGATGACCTCCCTCACGTGCAGAGCGGTTTCCCCTGAGATGATCAGACGCACGACAGCCGTCCATCTTCTCAAGACAGGCGTCTCTCCGGGCGCCATGGCTATCTGGCTAGGCCTTTCGACCAGCGCAAGTGTCCGCAAATACACCGAAGCTGCAGCAGCAGTCCAGGGTGACAGTCTCCTCGATCTCCCTGAAATCCAAGGGAAATTTTCATCTCACTTTCGCTATCAGGACCTGCCCGCTTTCTAG